From the genome of Emys orbicularis isolate rEmyOrb1 chromosome 17, rEmyOrb1.hap1, whole genome shotgun sequence, one region includes:
- the LYRM9 gene encoding LYR motif-containing protein 9, with translation MTMAPLPGAELVQKPLQLYRYLLRCCKQLPTENIQQHYRHAIRQSFRVHADEDSPERIQQIIKRAIEDADWVMNKYTRQK, from the exons ATGACAATGGCTCCATTACCGGGGGCTGAATTAGTCCAGAAGCCTTTGCAGTTATACCGCTACCTGCTTCGATGTTGTAAGCAGCTTCCTACAGAAAATATCCAACAGCATTACAGACATGCAATCAGACAG AGTTTCCGAGTTCATGCAGATGAAGACAGTCCTGAGAGAATCCAGCAGATTATTAAGAGAGCCATTGAAGATGCTGACTGGGTCATGAATAAA tATACGAGACAGAAGTAG